TCGGCCTCGGCGACAGCGACGACGTCATCGCCTACTGCCGCATCGGCGAGCGCTCGAGCCACACCTGGTTCGTGCTGAAGTACCTCCTCGGCTTCCCCACCGTGCGCAACTACGACGGCTCGTGGACCGAATGGGGCTCGCTCGTCGGCGCCCCGATCGTCGTGGGCGAAGAGCCCGGCGCCGCGCCGACTCGCTAGGGGCGTCATGTCTGCAATTCCTACTCAGCTCGCGGAAATCCGCGACGACTTCCTCGCGATCCCCGAGCGCGAACGCCTCACGATGCTGCTCGAGTTTTCCGACGAGCTGCCCGAGGTGCCCGAGCGCTTTGCGAACGTCGAGTTCGAGCGCGTCATCGAGTGCCAGTCGCCCGTCTTCATCACGACCGAGGTCGACGACGGCACGGTGCACCTGTTCGCAAAAGCCCCCGCTGAGGCGCCCACGACCCGCGGCTTCGCCTCGGTGCTCGTGCAGGGCATCGACGGCCTCTCGACCGACGAGGTGCTCGGCATCCCCGCCGACTTCCCGTTCGAGCTCGGCATCACGAAGCAGGTGTCGCCGCTCCGCCTCAATGGCATGGTCGGCATGCTCGGGCGCGTGCAGCGTCAGGTGCGGGAGGCGGCGAGCGCGTAGCTTGGAAGCCGTGCCCGACACTTCGCAGCCGTTTGATCTCAGCCGCATGCCCGACCCGAGCTGGCTCCGCCAGCTCGGCGGCACCGGCGACCTGCTCGACCTGACCGGCGACGGCATCGCCGCGGCCGAGTCGTGGCTGCGCGAGCATTACGCGCCGCCGCGGCCCGACTGGGTGCGCATGAACATGCTCGGCTCGCTCAACGGCCGCATCACCGGCGGAGACGGCACGTCGGACAGCCTCTCGAACCGGGCCGACCGGCGCATCCTG
The Gulosibacter sediminis genome window above contains:
- a CDS encoding SufE family protein, which translates into the protein MSAIPTQLAEIRDDFLAIPERERLTMLLEFSDELPEVPERFANVEFERVIECQSPVFITTEVDDGTVHLFAKAPAEAPTTRGFASVLVQGIDGLSTDEVLGIPADFPFELGITKQVSPLRLNGMVGMLGRVQRQVREAASA